Proteins found in one Deinococcus sp. Leaf326 genomic segment:
- a CDS encoding homoserine dehydrogenase has translation MRTVTVGVLGCGTVGQHVLNLIERRRAIFRDLGVEVEVAGVLVRDPDKARDVPAGTRMTTDPAFLQECGVVIEAMGGVERPLALLRPYLRSGRPVITANKALLAECWDELRGHALAGRLYYEASVMAGTPVIGPVSTVLRASTFTRLQAVLNGTCLYILGQMEAGRPYDEALAGAQALGYAEDPPTLDVGGFDTAHKLAVLARFCADGDFPYSAVEVRGIEEVTLDDVQAAMAAGERIRLVAELTRDGQGWRATVAPQRLPFDHPLCNAGAGRNALMYEGEECGTLIFAGGGAGGLVTASAVVGDLLDYLLGFPGHVPLH, from the coding sequence ATGAGAACCGTCACCGTCGGCGTGCTGGGCTGCGGCACCGTGGGCCAGCATGTCCTGAACCTCATCGAGCGCCGCAGGGCCATCTTCCGGGACCTGGGGGTCGAGGTCGAGGTGGCGGGCGTCCTCGTGCGGGACCCGGACAAGGCGCGGGACGTGCCCGCCGGCACCCGCATGACCACCGACCCCGCCTTCTTGCAGGAGTGCGGTGTGGTCATCGAGGCGATGGGCGGCGTCGAGCGACCGCTGGCGCTGCTGCGGCCCTACCTGCGCTCGGGGCGGCCGGTCATCACAGCCAACAAGGCATTGCTGGCCGAGTGCTGGGACGAGCTGCGCGGGCACGCCCTGGCCGGGCGGCTGTACTACGAGGCCTCGGTGATGGCCGGCACGCCCGTGATCGGTCCGGTGAGTACCGTGCTGCGCGCGAGCACCTTCACGCGCCTCCAGGCCGTCCTGAACGGCACCTGCCTCTACATCCTGGGGCAGATGGAGGCGGGCCGGCCCTACGACGAAGCGCTGGCCGGGGCCCAGGCCCTGGGCTACGCCGAGGACCCGCCCACCCTGGACGTGGGGGGCTTCGACACGGCGCACAAGCTCGCGGTACTGGCGCGCTTCTGTGCTGATGGGGACTTTCCGTACAGCGCGGTCGAGGTGCGGGGCATCGAGGAGGTGACGCTGGACGACGTTCAGGCGGCCATGGCGGCGGGCGAGCGCATCCGGCTGGTGGCCGAGCTGACGCGGGACGGTCAGGGCTGGCGCGCCACCGTCGCCCCGCAGCGCCTGCCCTTCGACCACCCGCTGTGCAACGCGGGCGCGGGCCGCAACGCCCTGATGTACGAGGGCGAGGAGTGCGGCACCCTGATCTTCGCCGGGGGCGGCGCGGGCGGGCTGGTCACGGCCTCCGCCGTGGTGGGCGACCTGCTCGACTACCTGCTGGGCTTTCCGGGACACGTTCCGCTGCACTAG
- a CDS encoding aldo/keto reductase → MTQNPNAARSGTFQIGGDLTVNRLGFGAMRVTGDGVWGDPADPAGALATLRRLPELGVNFIDTADSYGPAVSEELIREALHPYDEVVVATKGGLTRTGPNVWPPCGRPEYLIQQAYLSRRRLGVERIDLWQLHRIDPAVPRDEQFGAIRELIDRGVIRHAGLSEVSVEDIEAARQVFPVATVQNLYNLVNRKSEAVLDYCAEQNIGFIPWFPLAAGSLARSGSVLTEVASRLGASPSQVALAWVLRRSPVMLPIPGTGKVRHLEENVAAASLILSDEDFAALDRVGQAEWAKQQTPQD, encoded by the coding sequence ATGACCCAGAATCCCAACGCCGCGCGCAGCGGCACCTTTCAGATCGGCGGCGACCTCACGGTCAACCGCCTGGGTTTCGGCGCGATGCGCGTCACCGGGGACGGCGTGTGGGGCGACCCGGCCGATCCGGCCGGCGCGCTGGCGACCCTGCGCCGCCTGCCCGAACTCGGCGTGAACTTCATCGACACGGCCGACAGCTACGGCCCGGCGGTCAGCGAGGAGCTCATCCGCGAGGCGCTGCACCCCTATGACGAGGTGGTCGTCGCCACCAAGGGCGGCCTGACCCGGACCGGTCCCAACGTGTGGCCCCCCTGCGGCCGGCCCGAGTACCTCATCCAGCAGGCCTACCTGTCGCGCCGCCGCCTGGGCGTTGAGCGGATCGACCTGTGGCAACTGCACCGCATCGACCCGGCCGTGCCGCGCGACGAGCAGTTCGGGGCCATCCGTGAACTTATCGATCGGGGCGTCATTCGTCACGCCGGGCTCAGCGAGGTCTCGGTGGAGGACATTGAGGCTGCGCGGCAGGTGTTTCCGGTCGCCACCGTCCAGAACCTCTACAACCTCGTGAACCGCAAGTCCGAGGCCGTGCTGGACTACTGCGCCGAGCAGAACATCGGGTTCATCCCCTGGTTCCCGCTCGCGGCCGGGAGTCTGGCGCGCAGCGGCAGCGTGCTCACGGAGGTCGCCTCACGCCTGGGGGCCAGCCCCTCGCAGGTGGCGCTCGCCTGGGTGCTGCGCCGCAGCCCGGTCATGCTGCCCATCCCCGGCACCGGCAAGGTCAGGCACCTCGAAGAGAATGTCGCCGCCGCCAGTCTGATCCTCTCCGACGAGGACTTCGCGGCCCTAGACCGAGTGGGCCAGGCCGAGTGGGCCAAGCAGCAGACGCCGCAGGACTGA
- a CDS encoding class I SAM-dependent methyltransferase encodes MTGRPKKVRFARPAPSSALQNAAHAVSDLPYAEVRPALVPPRLAELGLSAQTKPGVRGFPGVDDAQALLAHTMRKDRVSGDVLDLTAMGGLLASLPGVTLRAAEGSAAALSALAAAGLEPWPAAPGDPAPWNERARTVALVLAGDRGNAYAQAQVAWAHACTPPGGTLYLAGDRDKGFDRYVRAAGAAFGTGETVARDGGMRVARLVRRPGPTPAVPEPEGYEAYGVRVVGRAGVFSAAKPDKATALLLDTLGEPDWSGLAALDLGCGAGLIGAWAARRGAAVTLVDGDIQSVRSSRDTLAASGLPGEVLHSDVDAALPPEQTFDLILTNPPFHVGRGVVLDVAREFIAAAARRLRPGGSLYLVANDPLPYETPLRALGEVRELAREGGFKVLLATKPG; translated from the coding sequence GTGACCGGCCGTCCCAAGAAAGTCCGTTTTGCGCGCCCCGCGCCGAGCTCCGCGCTGCAGAATGCCGCGCACGCGGTGTCCGACCTGCCCTACGCCGAGGTGCGGCCCGCACTCGTGCCGCCCCGCCTGGCCGAACTGGGTCTGAGCGCGCAGACCAAGCCGGGTGTACGCGGCTTTCCGGGCGTGGACGACGCCCAGGCCCTGCTTGCGCACACCATGCGTAAGGACCGCGTGTCGGGCGATGTCCTCGACCTCACGGCGATGGGAGGGCTGCTCGCCAGCCTGCCCGGCGTGACCCTGCGTGCGGCCGAAGGGTCCGCCGCAGCCCTGAGCGCACTGGCGGCGGCGGGGCTGGAGCCCTGGCCCGCTGCGCCCGGTGACCCCGCCCCCTGGAACGAGCGCGCCAGGACGGTCGCGCTCGTGCTTGCGGGCGACCGGGGCAACGCCTACGCGCAGGCGCAGGTGGCCTGGGCCCACGCCTGCACGCCGCCCGGCGGCACGCTTTACCTCGCGGGGGACCGTGACAAGGGCTTCGACCGCTACGTGCGCGCGGCGGGCGCGGCCTTCGGCACGGGCGAGACGGTGGCGCGCGACGGCGGCATGCGGGTCGCCCGCCTCGTGCGACGCCCAGGCCCCACCCCCGCGGTTCCCGAGCCCGAGGGCTATGAGGCCTACGGGGTGCGCGTGGTCGGGCGGGCCGGCGTCTTCAGCGCCGCCAAACCCGACAAGGCGACAGCCCTGCTCCTCGACACCCTGGGCGAGCCGGACTGGTCGGGTCTGGCGGCGCTGGACCTGGGCTGCGGCGCCGGCCTGATCGGCGCGTGGGCGGCGCGGCGCGGCGCGGCCGTGACCCTGGTGGACGGGGACATCCAGAGCGTGCGCAGCAGCCGCGATACCCTGGCGGCCAGCGGGCTGCCGGGCGAGGTGCTGCACTCGGATGTGGACGCGGCGCTGCCGCCGGAGCAGACCTTCGACCTCATCCTCACCAACCCGCCCTTTCACGTCGGGCGCGGCGTGGTGCTCGACGTGGCGCGCGAGTTCATCGCGGCGGCGGCGCGGCGGCTGCGGCCCGGCGGCTCGCTGTACCTCGTCGCCAACGACCCGCTGCCCTACGAGACTCCTCTGCGCGCCCTGGGCGAGGTCCGCGAACTCGCCCGCGAGGGCGGTTTCAAGGTACTCCTGGCAACGAAGCCCGGCTGA
- the rpoD gene encoding RNA polymerase sigma factor RpoD: MTNDPKPRTRSKVPATPPAEVVAESKIKTPDKPRTRTQPRVKPALHSAASAAGDVTAAPAGADLAPDSVAGVGASSPAPAPVPAKKAAPKKASAEGAEKPEKKAAPKKAAAPKAPKAAAGEGPAAAAKPRAAKATPSKAAPAKPAPKGPAAPEKPYYQHASIQELLKAGRAAGILSSEDIAAALGTALEAAGLDAENPEAFEDMQLYLAGQSIEVQDLDEDEDELEEGSEESEDVVPGTAQNTTEDDEEKYFDDMPRAVSNDPVRQYLHEIGRVSLLTLEEEIALARRIEEGEEARKLLEEDLDLDDRGRRRLMRQMEDGAAARQGLIEANLRLVVSIAKKYTGRGLGFLDLIQEGNQGLIRAVEKFEYRRRYKFSTYATWWIRQAINRAIADQARTIRIPVHMVETINKLTRTARQLQQELSREATHEEIAEAMGPGWDATKVEEVQKVSQEPVSLETPIGDEKDSFYGDFIPDENLDSPVDNAAKTLLSEELEKALSKLTEREAMVLKFRKGLVDGREHTLEEVGQRFSVTRERIRQIENKALRKLKYHESRTRKLRDFLD; encoded by the coding sequence ATGACGAACGACCCCAAGCCCCGCACCCGCAGCAAAGTGCCCGCTACTCCGCCCGCCGAAGTGGTGGCCGAAAGCAAGATCAAGACCCCCGACAAGCCGCGGACCCGCACGCAGCCGCGCGTCAAGCCGGCCCTGCACAGCGCGGCGTCTGCCGCCGGTGACGTGACGGCCGCGCCGGCGGGCGCCGACCTCGCCCCCGACAGTGTGGCTGGAGTGGGCGCCAGTTCGCCCGCGCCGGCGCCGGTTCCGGCCAAGAAGGCCGCCCCCAAGAAGGCGAGCGCAGAAGGCGCCGAGAAGCCCGAAAAGAAGGCGGCGCCCAAGAAGGCCGCGGCGCCCAAGGCCCCCAAGGCCGCTGCGGGCGAAGGACCGGCCGCGGCCGCCAAGCCCCGCGCTGCCAAGGCCACACCGTCCAAAGCCGCGCCGGCCAAGCCTGCGCCCAAGGGTCCAGCCGCGCCCGAGAAGCCCTACTACCAGCACGCCAGCATTCAGGAACTCCTGAAGGCGGGGCGCGCGGCCGGCATCCTCTCCAGCGAGGACATCGCCGCCGCGCTGGGTACAGCGCTCGAAGCGGCCGGCCTGGACGCCGAGAATCCCGAGGCGTTCGAGGACATGCAGCTGTACCTCGCCGGGCAGAGCATCGAGGTGCAAGACCTCGACGAGGACGAGGACGAACTCGAGGAGGGGAGCGAGGAAAGCGAGGACGTGGTCCCCGGCACCGCCCAGAACACCACCGAGGACGACGAGGAGAAATACTTCGACGACATGCCGCGCGCGGTGTCCAACGACCCGGTGCGGCAGTACCTCCACGAGATCGGGCGCGTCTCGCTGCTGACCCTCGAAGAGGAGATCGCGTTGGCCCGCCGTATCGAAGAAGGCGAGGAGGCCCGCAAACTTCTCGAAGAGGACCTCGACCTCGACGACCGGGGCCGGCGCCGCCTCATGCGCCAGATGGAAGACGGCGCCGCCGCCCGCCAGGGCCTGATCGAGGCCAACCTGCGCCTCGTGGTGAGCATCGCCAAGAAGTACACCGGGCGCGGCCTGGGCTTTCTCGACCTCATCCAGGAAGGCAACCAGGGCCTGATCCGCGCGGTCGAGAAGTTCGAGTACCGCCGCCGCTACAAGTTCAGCACCTACGCGACGTGGTGGATCCGGCAGGCCATCAACCGCGCGATCGCCGATCAGGCGCGCACCATCCGTATTCCGGTGCACATGGTCGAGACCATCAACAAGCTGACCCGCACGGCCCGCCAGCTCCAGCAGGAACTCTCGCGCGAGGCGACCCACGAGGAAATCGCCGAGGCGATGGGACCGGGCTGGGACGCCACCAAGGTCGAGGAAGTCCAGAAGGTCAGCCAGGAGCCCGTGTCGCTCGAAACGCCCATCGGCGACGAGAAGGACAGCTTCTACGGCGACTTCATCCCTGACGAGAACCTCGACTCGCCGGTAGACAATGCCGCCAAGACACTGCTCTCCGAAGAGCTCGAAAAGGCCCTCTCGAAGCTCACCGAGCGCGAGGCGATGGTCCTGAAGTTCCGCAAGGGACTGGTGGACGGCCGCGAGCACACCCTCGAAGAGGTCGGCCAGCGCTTCAGCGTGACCCGCGAGCGTATCCGCCAGATCGAGAACAAGGCGCTGCGCAAGCTCAAGTACCACGAGAGCCGGACCCGCAAGCTCCGCGACTTCCTGGACTGA
- a CDS encoding DUF4129 domain-containing protein has product MTQVRPPSVPAPVQPDLAAGPRLRPYGAALVPLALAGLLPWWAVALLCVLFGLGARFPVWQDARLLVSLLVAGVATLPELAALRGNGNGEALLDLGARYLALVVALGLSGYGVATLEGGRRRGLIALLCAGLFAPQPLLLPALVGGALLRPGTDDRLGRYRPRAAAEREAERRGWGLLLAAVLALTLLALALPRSGAPSPRAEPAAAISSAPATVRPPQAGAPALTEAARRAAPTASAGGLPPPPAELLLLGAVLTFTALGALLWQRRQGRGPRQPPILTELLMAGGLLLTLGLLLIFSLAGTRVAPGDSSAALPPALAGGPTGRPTTAEPGVATSGFSALLWVVLAVQLLLAAALIWVMWCHRPGPDRLGVVSGSEETADVPVALEAVPTTHRVRTAYRQAGEALAAAGWGRAPAEAPGAYAARLGRAHPGLAAPLDLLTRLYGPVRYGGRVSEAEATEAEAAAAEIAAQAARLLPPPDPSERPKDLP; this is encoded by the coding sequence ATGACCCAGGTCCGGCCGCCTTCTGTGCCTGCGCCCGTCCAGCCGGATCTGGCGGCCGGCCCGCGGCTGCGGCCCTACGGCGCGGCCCTGGTGCCGCTCGCGCTGGCGGGTCTGCTGCCCTGGTGGGCGGTGGCGCTGCTGTGCGTCCTGTTCGGGCTGGGGGCGCGGTTTCCGGTGTGGCAGGACGCCCGGCTGCTCGTGTCGCTGCTTGTCGCCGGGGTCGCCACGCTGCCCGAACTCGCGGCCCTTCGAGGCAACGGCAACGGCGAGGCGCTGCTGGACCTGGGAGCAAGGTACCTGGCCCTGGTGGTGGCCCTGGGCCTGAGCGGTTATGGCGTCGCCACGCTGGAAGGTGGGCGGCGCCGGGGGCTGATCGCGTTGCTGTGTGCGGGGCTCTTTGCGCCCCAGCCGTTGCTGCTGCCTGCCCTGGTCGGCGGGGCTCTGCTGCGGCCCGGCACCGACGACCGCCTGGGCCGCTACCGCCCACGCGCGGCCGCTGAACGGGAAGCCGAGCGCCGGGGCTGGGGCCTCCTGCTGGCCGCCGTGCTGGCCCTGACCCTGCTGGCGCTGGCCCTGCCGCGCTCCGGGGCGCCTTCTCCCCGGGCCGAGCCGGCGGCGGCCATTTCTTCAGCCCCGGCGACGGTCCGTCCGCCACAGGCGGGGGCTCCTGCGCTGACCGAAGCGGCCCGGCGCGCGGCCCCCACGGCCAGCGCCGGGGGTCTGCCGCCTCCCCCGGCAGAGCTGCTGCTGCTCGGCGCAGTCCTGACTTTCACGGCGCTCGGTGCGCTGCTGTGGCAGCGGCGGCAGGGAAGGGGTCCACGGCAGCCGCCCATCCTCACCGAGCTCCTCATGGCGGGGGGCCTGCTGCTTACCCTGGGCCTGCTGCTCATCTTCTCGCTGGCGGGCACGCGGGTGGCGCCGGGCGACTCGAGCGCGGCGCTGCCGCCGGCCCTCGCCGGAGGGCCCACCGGCCGGCCGACCACTGCCGAACCGGGCGTTGCCACCTCCGGCTTCTCCGCGCTGCTGTGGGTGGTGCTGGCCGTTCAACTGCTGCTCGCCGCCGCCCTGATCTGGGTGATGTGGTGTCATCGTCCCGGGCCCGACCGGCTGGGCGTGGTTTCCGGATCTGAAGAGACCGCCGATGTCCCCGTCGCTCTGGAGGCCGTGCCCACCACCCACCGCGTGCGGACCGCGTACCGGCAGGCGGGTGAAGCGCTCGCCGCTGCCGGCTGGGGCCGCGCACCCGCCGAAGCTCCTGGCGCCTACGCCGCGCGCCTCGGCAGGGCGCATCCCGGTCTGGCCGCGCCGCTGGACCTGCTCACCCGCCTGTACGGTCCGGTGCGCTACGGCGGGCGCGTCAGCGAGGCCGAGGCCACAGAGGCCGAGGCCGCCGCCGCCGAGATCGCCGCGCAGGCCGCCCGGCTGCTTCCTCCACCCGACCCTTCCGAACGCCCAAAGGACCTGCCATGA
- a CDS encoding MoxR family ATPase — MTRPDSLSAPGPAFAGPITENVARVLVGKEAVTRLTLAGVLSGGHVLLEDAPGTGKTMLARALAASLGLEFTRVQFTPDLLPSDVTGVSVYRPATGTFEFVPGPVFTGVLLADEINRATPRTQSALLEAMGEGQVTESGITHRLPSPFVVIATQNPVEHEGTYRLPEAQLDRFTLRLSVGYPSVEEEVRMLGRLQGEHPIAALGAVSGPADLLAAQAAVRGVHVSADLRRYVSSLAARTRAHPQVTLGGGPRASLALQSVAQALAWMDGRAFVTPDDVQFAALGVLAHRLSLGIEARMNGVGGEQVVREVLAAEPVPVESAAGGGHAGAVPGQPTPVRAGQP, encoded by the coding sequence ATGACCCGACCCGATTCCCTGTCTGCCCCCGGCCCGGCCTTCGCCGGTCCCATCACCGAGAACGTCGCCCGCGTGCTGGTCGGCAAGGAGGCCGTGACCCGCCTCACGCTGGCCGGCGTCCTCAGCGGCGGCCACGTCCTGCTCGAAGACGCGCCCGGCACCGGCAAGACCATGTTGGCCCGCGCCCTGGCCGCCAGCCTGGGGCTGGAGTTCACCCGCGTGCAGTTCACGCCCGACCTGCTGCCCAGCGACGTGACCGGGGTTAGCGTGTACCGCCCGGCCACTGGTACCTTCGAGTTCGTGCCGGGGCCGGTCTTTACCGGCGTGCTGCTGGCCGACGAGATCAACCGTGCGACGCCGCGCACCCAGTCGGCGCTGCTTGAGGCGATGGGAGAGGGCCAGGTCACCGAGTCGGGGATCACGCACCGCCTGCCCTCGCCCTTCGTGGTCATCGCCACCCAGAACCCGGTCGAGCACGAGGGTACCTACCGCCTGCCCGAGGCGCAGCTCGACCGGTTCACGCTGCGGCTCTCGGTGGGCTATCCCTCGGTCGAGGAGGAGGTGCGGATGCTCGGCCGGTTGCAGGGCGAGCATCCCATCGCGGCGCTGGGCGCCGTCAGCGGTCCGGCCGACCTGCTCGCGGCCCAGGCGGCGGTGCGCGGCGTCCACGTCTCGGCCGACCTGCGGCGCTACGTGTCGTCGCTCGCGGCGCGTACCCGTGCCCACCCGCAGGTGACGCTGGGCGGGGGGCCGCGGGCCAGCCTCGCGCTGCAGAGCGTGGCGCAGGCCCTGGCCTGGATGGACGGCCGCGCTTTCGTGACCCCCGATGACGTGCAGTTCGCGGCGCTGGGGGTGCTGGCCCACCGCCTGAGCCTGGGGATCGAGGCCCGGATGAACGGCGTGGGCGGCGAACAGGTCGTGCGCGAGGTCCTGGCGGCCGAGCCGGTGCCGGTGGAGTCGGCGGCCGGCGGGGGTCACGCCGGCGCAGTGCCGGGGCAACCCACACCCGTGCGAGCAGGTCAGCCCTGA
- a CDS encoding DUF58 domain-containing protein has product MVLLAALALWAAYRRPPEVTLERERPASGFEGGRVPLGVRVRVRSALPARVVIEDPLPRTVVADAVPTASLTVFGVAEAELRTLLTLNRRGVHAWPGATLHWADPLGLFWRRVALPGRPPPLEVYPGTHGLRLPELLRPLLSEGSLSRTLGLDDPLSLRGVREYVAGDPPGRVHWRLSAHSGILTVRDPERTASSSLCVYLDPSHGGEVFMDSAVRLAASLLREAGDLGLPVSVASPVGATPAGRSPEHLRAALLALARLSPQAGEPPLIPPVRAGANLFVLTNRAGAALVTQAMRARAQASRVVIVALPEGFYLEPGESPRRQWVSAPDTVRDLERQAAALAGAGVLVYVLRGNQSVLRLA; this is encoded by the coding sequence CTGGTCCTCCTGGCCGCGCTCGCCCTATGGGCTGCCTACCGCCGCCCGCCTGAGGTGACGCTGGAGCGCGAACGCCCGGCCTCCGGGTTCGAGGGCGGCCGCGTGCCGCTTGGCGTCCGTGTGCGGGTCCGCAGCGCCCTGCCGGCGCGGGTGGTGATCGAAGACCCGTTGCCGCGCACAGTGGTCGCGGACGCCGTGCCTACCGCCTCCCTGACCGTCTTCGGGGTGGCTGAGGCCGAGCTGCGGACCTTGCTGACCCTCAACCGCCGGGGGGTTCATGCCTGGCCGGGCGCGACGCTCCACTGGGCCGACCCGCTGGGGCTGTTCTGGCGCCGCGTGGCGCTGCCGGGGCGGCCGCCGCCGCTGGAGGTGTACCCCGGCACCCACGGCCTGAGACTGCCCGAGCTGCTGCGGCCGCTGCTCTCGGAGGGCAGCCTGTCGCGCACGCTGGGCCTCGACGATCCCCTGAGCCTGCGCGGCGTGCGCGAGTACGTTGCCGGCGACCCGCCGGGGCGGGTGCACTGGCGGCTCTCGGCGCACTCGGGCATCCTGACCGTCCGCGACCCGGAACGCACCGCGTCGAGCAGTCTGTGTGTCTATCTCGACCCCTCACACGGCGGCGAGGTGTTCATGGACAGCGCGGTGCGTCTCGCGGCCAGCCTGCTGCGAGAGGCGGGCGACCTCGGGCTGCCGGTGTCGGTCGCCTCGCCCGTGGGCGCGACCCCGGCCGGCCGCTCGCCCGAGCACCTGCGCGCGGCCCTCCTGGCGCTCGCCCGCCTCTCGCCCCAGGCGGGTGAGCCGCCGCTCATTCCGCCGGTGCGGGCGGGCGCCAACCTCTTCGTACTCACGAATCGGGCGGGCGCGGCGCTCGTCACGCAGGCCATGCGCGCCCGCGCCCAGGCGAGCCGGGTGGTGATCGTGGCGCTGCCCGAGGGCTTTTATCTCGAACCCGGCGAGTCGCCGCGCCGGCAGTGGGTCAGTGCCCCCGATACCGTGCGGGACCTCGAACGGCAGGCTGCCGCCCTGGCCGGAGCGGGGGTTCTCGTGTACGTGCTGCGCGGCAACCAGAGCGTATTGCGGCTCGCGTAG